One Limnochordia bacterium genomic window, TCGACTAGGTCATCGGGAACCATATCCTCTGCTAATCGCAGATCAACATACTCACTGAGACTGCAAAAACCTACACTTAAGGGCGGGCCAAAGGACAATAACATATGGGGATTGAAACCTTCACTAAACGCTACGGGTACCTGTGCCCGGCGTAAAGCACGGGTCAGCGCCCGCAGTAAATCCAGGTGGGAAATGTGGCGGATCGGGGCCTTCACTGCAAACTTCAGTCTAATATCCATTCTATCCTATCCTTTACTTTTCCGCAGACCCTTTCACTAGCCTCATGGTAGCGGGCAGTTCTTGACATACGCCGCATCTAAGACACCTGTCCCGGCAGCCTGGACTATGTGCGACTTTAAGGGCCGTTTTGTATTCCTCGATCAAGAACCCCTTACTCACTCCGCTGTCAATGTGATCCCAAGGATTGACCTCATCAAAATCCCGGGAACGGTTTGCATAAAACGACATATCCAGTCCACAATCCCCAAAGGCCTGCTCCCATAATCCATAATTGAAGTACTCATCCCAACCGTCGAACAAGCATCCCAAAGTCACCGCTTGTTCCAAAACCGAAGACAATCGTCGATCTCCCCGGGCAAAGACAGCCTCAAGCACACTTTGCTCGACATTATGGCAGCTTAACTTAACACCTTTGATACCCAGGTTCTCCTTAAGGTAGCGCTGCTTGTCTAAGATCACCGCCGGCTGATCCTGAGCACAAAACTCAAAGGGAGTATGGGCCTTGGGGACAAAGGTGGCAACGCTAACTGCTATCCTTAGCTTTCCTGCCTGCCTGCCAAGTCTCTCGTGTCCTAGCTTCCTAACCCGCTTGACAATGTCCACAATACCTGCCAGATCTTCTTCCCCCTCTGTGGGAAGGCCTAGCATAAAATACAGTTTGATGGAAAACCAGCCCGCATCGAAGGCTGCTGCCACCGCGGCTAGTAGATCCTCCTCGGTTACCTGCTTGTTGATCACCTTCCGCAAGCGTTCAGTTCCGGCTTCCATCGCAAAGGTCAGGCCTGTCTTACGCACCTTCTGAATCTCACTAGCTAACCCCACAGAAAAAGAGTCAACCCGCAGGGACGGCAATGCCACCGATACCCGGCTTTCCCCCAAGTCTTCCATCAAGGACTTCACCAGGGGAGCGATCTGACTGTAGTCCCCGCTACTTAGGGAAGTAAGGGCAACTTCCTCGTGACCTGTACCCCGGATTAAATCCAACGCTTGCTCCCTTAGAAGCAATGGATCCCTCTCCCTGGGAGGCCGATAGACAAAACCTGCCTGGCAAAAGCGACATCCCCGACCACAGCCCCGCATCACCTCAACCATCACCCGATCGTGGACCGGTTCAATCCAGGGAACAATCGCATTCCTCGGAAAGA contains:
- a CDS encoding TIGR03960 family B12-binding radical SAM protein, with amino-acid sequence MGGEYNAVQKTWQPDMVKVVLAFPDVYDIGMAHLGLQILYWRINECEDALCERTYMPWMDMYQLMIKEGVPLYSLESFHPIADFDVLGFTLQYELSYTNILHMLKRSGIPLRSKDRTNQEALVVGGGPCAFNPEPIADFFDVFVIGDGEEAIVDLVDLVRRAKDQGWTRQETLEQAATIPGFYIPSFYDVTYYPSGQIAGIAPNNSHALTRVQKRVVADLDQAFFPRNAIVPWIEPVHDRVMVEVMRGCGRGCRFCQAGFVYRPPRERDPLLLREQALDLIRGTGHEEVALTSLSSGDYSQIAPLVKSLMEDLGESRVSVALPSLRVDSFSVGLASEIQKVRKTGLTFAMEAGTERLRKVINKQVTEEDLLAAVAAAFDAGWFSIKLYFMLGLPTEGEEDLAGIVDIVKRVRKLGHERLGRQAGKLRIAVSVATFVPKAHTPFEFCAQDQPAVILDKQRYLKENLGIKGVKLSCHNVEQSVLEAVFARGDRRLSSVLEQAVTLGCLFDGWDEYFNYGLWEQAFGDCGLDMSFYANRSRDFDEVNPWDHIDSGVSKGFLIEEYKTALKVAHSPGCRDRCLRCGVCQELPATMRLVKGSAEK